The following coding sequences are from one Bos indicus x Bos taurus breed Angus x Brahman F1 hybrid chromosome 5, Bos_hybrid_MaternalHap_v2.0, whole genome shotgun sequence window:
- the ORMDL2 gene encoding ORM1-like protein 2: MNVGVAHSEVNPNTRVMNSRGIWLAYIILVGLLHVVLLSIPFFSIPVVWTLTNVIHNLVMYVFLHTVKGTPFETPDQGKARLLTHWEQMDYGLQFTSSRKFLSISPIVLYLLASFYTKYDAAHFLINTASLLSVLLPKLPQFHGVRLFGINKY, translated from the exons ATGAATGTGGGGGTGGCACACAGCGAAGTAAACCCCAACACTCGCGTGATGAATAGCCGGGGCATCTGGCTGGCCTACATCATCTTGGTAGGACTGCTGCATGTGGTTCTACTCAGCATCcccttcttcagcattcctgttGTCTGGACACTGACCAACGTCATCCATAACTTG gTTATGTATGTCTTCTTACATACGGTGAAAGGGACACCCTTTGAGACCCCTGACCAAGGAAAGGCTCGGCTACTGACACACTGGGAACAGATGGACTACGGGCTCCAATTTACCTCTTCCCGAAAATTCCTCAGCATCTCTCCCATTGTACT ATACCTCCTGGCCAGCTTCTACACCAAATATGATGCTGCTCACTTCCTCATCAACACAGCCTCACTGCTTAGCGTACTGCTGCCCAAGTTGCCCCAGTTTCATGGGGTTCGTCTCTTTGGCATCAACAAATACTGA
- the DNAJC14 gene encoding dnaJ homolog subfamily C member 14, translating to MAQKHPGEGGLCGAHHSGGASLRTLGPSVDPDILSFSGLRDSAGSAPNGTRCLTEHSSPKYTQPPNPAHWSDPSHGPPRGPGPPLAEEDPDQSEASSEESGVDQELSRENETGYQDDGNSSFLSIPSTCNCQGTPGIPEGPYSEGRDSSSSNFCHHCTSPALGEDEELEGEYDEEEPLKFPSDVSRVPSEKKPAPRRQRHRVPAKEDTREGGRRDPRSPGRHRLGRKRSQADKRRGLGLWGAEELCQLGQAGFWWLIELLVLVGEYVETCGHLIYACRQLKGSDLDLLRVWVGVWAGRLRGWAQVMFQFLSQGFCYGAGLFTRFLRLVGALLLLALALLLGCLQLGWRFLVGLSDRLGWRDKATWIFSWLASPTWQRCLILLRESRPWQQLVRIVQWGWLELPWVKQRTNRQANAPVAGGRYCQPEEEVARLLTMAGVPEDELNPFHVLGVEATASDVELKKAYRQLAVMVHPDKNHHPRAEEAFKVLRAAWDIVSNPERRKEYEMKRMAENELSRSVNEFLSKLQEAMNTMMCSRCQGKHRRFEMDREPKSARYCAECNRLHPAEEGDFWAESSMLGLKITYFALMDGKVYDITEWAGCQRVGISPDTHRVPYHISFGSRMPGTSGRQRATPDAPPADLQDFLSRIFQVPPGQMSNGNFFAAPQPGPGATAASKPNSTVPKGEAKPKRRKKVRRPFQR from the exons ATGGCCCAGAAGCACCCCGGAGAAGGAGGGTTGTGTGGAGCCCACCACAGTGGTGGTGCCTCCCTCAGGACTTTAGGACCCTCTGTGGACCCTGACATACTTTCATTCTCAGGACTCAGGGACTCAGCGGGGTCTGCTCCTAATGGTACCCGCTGCCTCACAGAGCACTCTAGTCCTAAGTACACACAGCCCCCAAATCCAGCCCACTGGTCGGATCCAAGCCATGGACCCCCAAGGGGTCCAGGACCCCCTCTGGCTGAAGAGGACCCTGATCAGAGTGAGGCATCTTCAGAAGAGTCAGGAGTGGACCAGGAACTCTCAAGAGAGAATGAAACTGGGTACCAGGATGATGGgaactcttctttcctttccattcCATCTACTTGTAACTGCCAGGGAACCCCTGGAATCCCTGAAGGGCCTTACTCTGAGGGAAGAGATAGCTCTTCTAGCAACTTTTGCCACCATTGTACCTCTCCAGCTTTGGGGGAAGATGAAGAGTTGGAAGGGGAATATGATGAAGAGGAACCTCTTAAGTTTCCCAGTGATGTTTCACGTGTGCCCAGTGAAAAGAAACCTGCACCCCGGAGACAACGGCACCGTGTTCCAGCCAAGGAGGACACTCGGGAGGGTGGACGAAGAGATCCCAGATCCCCTGGTAGACATCGGCTGGGCCGGAAACGGAGTCAGGCAGATAAACGCAGAGGACTGGGATTGTGGGGAGCAGAGGAACTGTGTCAGCTTGGACAGGCAGGCTTCTGGTGGCTGATCGAACTGCTAGTATTAGTAGGGGAGTACGTGGAGACTTGTGGCCATCTCATCTATGCATGCAGGCAGCTGAAAGGCAGTGATCTGGACCTTTTACGTGTCTGGGTGGGAGTGTGGGCAGGGCGGCTGCGGGGCTGGGCGCAGGTGATGTTCCAGTTTCTGAGCCAGGGGTTTTGCTATGGGGCAGGGCTGTTCACCCGTTTTCTTAGGCTTGTGGGTGCTTTGCTGCTCCTGGCTCTGGCCCTTTTGTTGGGCTGTTTACAGTTGGGCTGGCGGTTTCTGGTAGGATTGAGTGACCGGCTAGGCTGGAGGGATAAAGCCACCTGGATCTTCTCTTGGCTGGCTTCTCCCACCTGGCAGCGTTGCCTGATTCTGCTGAGAGAGAGCAGGCCCTGGCAGCAGCTGGTAAGAATAGTTCAGTGGGGTTGGCTGGAGTTACCTTGGGTCAAACAGAGGACCAATAGGCAGGCGAATGCACCTGTAGCTGGTGGTCGTTACTGCCAGCCTGAAGAGGAAGTGGCTCGACTCTTGACCATGGCTGGGGTTCCTGAGGATGAGCTAAACCCTTTTCACGTGTTGGGGGTTGAAGCCACAGCATCAGATGTTGAACTGAAGAAGGCCTATAGGCAGCTGGCAGTGATG GTTCATCCTGACAAAAATCATCATCCTCGTGCTGAGGAAGCCTTCAAGGTTTTGCGGGCAGCTTGGGACATTGTCAGCAACCCTGAAAGACGGAAGGAATATGAGAT GAAACGAATGGCAGAAAATGAGCTGAGCCGGTCAGTGAATGAGTTTCTGTCCAAGCTGCAAGAAGCAATGAATACGATGATGTGCAGCCGATGCCAGGGAAAGCATAG GAGGTTTGAAATGGACCGGGAACCTAAGAGTGCCAGATACTGTGCTGAGTGTAATAGGCTGCATCCTGCTGAGGAAGGTGACTTTTGGGCAGAGTCAAGCATGTTGGGCCTCAAAATCACCTACTTTGCGCTGATGGATGGAAAGGTGTATGATATCACAG AGTGGGCTGGATGCCAGCGTGTGGGAATCTCCCCAGATACCCACAGAGTCCCTTATCACATCTCATTTGGTTCACGGATGCCAGGCACCAGTGGGCGGCAGAG AGCTACTCCAGATGCCCCTCCTGCTGACCTTCAGGATTTCTTGAGCCGGATCTTTCAAGTACCCCCAGGCCAGATGTCCAACGGGAACTTCTTTGCAGCTCCTCAGCCCGGCCCTGGGGCCACTGCAGCCTCCAAGCCCAACAGCACAGTACCCAAGGGAGAAGCCAAACCGAAGCGGCGGAAGAAAGTGAGGAGGCCCTTCCAACGTTGA
- the LOC113892799 gene encoding transmembrane protein 198-like isoform X3 has translation MEEALLPLAMTSDPRPFNQQLPEPPDLRCVLQPQDNPDLAPALVCALCCCFGIIYCCFGLLSGALVIFLLCHKERVLETQLSLEVSAGIALGIGLLCGLVTMLVRSVGLFLTGLLLGLTLGAGVLLGTEPIYQPPSAWVPAGGLVGLALLGALFTLRWPRPFTVLGTALLGAAVLVACADYFLEGLALGSRLGQRLQALPALPPLCWYSWVLLGTWPALGALGALAQWKLMDEEHGGHTNAVVLSHQRRHLQLLRIRHQEAKWHRTSPRAGLCEGSYRHQLPASARNPADSLAPSYFQSLRERQLGPGTQATAPHTVLDLDSDCGSTVPLTAPSGSTHPDLSLNLH, from the exons ATGGAGGAAGCCTTGCTGCCCCTGGCCATGACCTCTGACCCCAGGCCCTTtaatcaacaactcccagagcctccAGACCTGAGATGTGTCTTGCAACCCCAGGACAATCCTGACCTGGCACCCGCCCTGGTGTGTGCCCTTTGCTGCTGCTTTGGAATCATCTACTGCTGCTTCG GCCTGCTGTCAGGAGCCCTGGTGATCTTCCTGCTGTGCCATAAGGAGCGAGTGCTAGAGACACAGCTGAGCCTGGAGGTGAGCGCGGGCATTGCGCTCGGCATCGGACTGCTCTGCGGCCTGGTCACCATGCTGGTTCGCAGTGTCGGGCTCTTCCTGACTGGTCTCCTACTAGGCCTAACCCTGGGCGCTGGGGTCCTGCTGGGCACGGAGCCCATCTACCAACCACCTTCAGCCTGGGTACCAGCTGGGGGGCTGGTGGGGCTGGCACTGCTGGGAGCCCTGTTCACACTTCGGTGGCCACGTCCTTTCACAGTTCTGGGCACAGCCCTGCTGGGTGCTGCAGTGCTGGTGGCCTGTGCTGACTACTTCCTGGAGGGGCTGGCACTGGGCAGTCGGCTGGGCCAACGCTTGCAGGCACTTCCAGCCTTGCCTCCTCTCTGCTGGTATAGCTGGGTCTTGCTGGGGACCTGGCCAGCCCTGGGGGCCCTTGGGGCCCTGGCCCAGTGGAAGCTCATGGATGAGGAACATGGAGGCCACACCAATG CAGTGGTCTTGAGCCACCAGCGAAGGCATCTCCAGCTCCTTCGAATCCGTCATCAGGAGGCCAAGTGGCACCGGACCTCCCCTAGGGCAGGGCTCTGTGAGGGTAGCTACAGGCACCAGCTCCCTGCCAGCGCACGGAACCCTGCCGACAGTCTGGCTCCA AGTTATTTCCAGAGCCTTCGAGAGCGCCAGCTAGGACCAGGCACCCAGGCCACCGCTCCCCACACTGTCCTGGACCTGGATTCTGACTGTGGTTCCACTGTCCCCCTCACTGCACCTTCTGGTTCCACCCACCCAGACCTGAGCCTAAACCTCCACTGA
- the LOC113892799 gene encoding transmembrane protein 198-like isoform X4, with the protein MEEALLPLAMTSDPRPFNQQLPEPPDLRCVLQPQDNPDLAPALVCALCCCFGIIYCCFGLLSGALVIFLLCHKERVLETQLSLEVSAGIALGIGLLCGLVTMLVRSVGLFLTGLLLGLTLGAGVLLGTEPIYQPPSAWVPAGGLVGLALLGALFTLRWPRPFTVLGTALLGAAVLVACADYFLEGLALGSRLGQRLQALPALPPLCWYSWVLLGTWPALGALGALAQWKLMDEEHGGHTNVVLSHQRRHLQLLRIRHQEAKWHRTSPRAGLCEGSYRHQLPASARNPADSLAPSYFQSLRERQLGPGTQATAPHTVLDLDSDCGSTVPLTAPSGSTHPDLSLNLH; encoded by the exons ATGGAGGAAGCCTTGCTGCCCCTGGCCATGACCTCTGACCCCAGGCCCTTtaatcaacaactcccagagcctccAGACCTGAGATGTGTCTTGCAACCCCAGGACAATCCTGACCTGGCACCCGCCCTGGTGTGTGCCCTTTGCTGCTGCTTTGGAATCATCTACTGCTGCTTCG GCCTGCTGTCAGGAGCCCTGGTGATCTTCCTGCTGTGCCATAAGGAGCGAGTGCTAGAGACACAGCTGAGCCTGGAGGTGAGCGCGGGCATTGCGCTCGGCATCGGACTGCTCTGCGGCCTGGTCACCATGCTGGTTCGCAGTGTCGGGCTCTTCCTGACTGGTCTCCTACTAGGCCTAACCCTGGGCGCTGGGGTCCTGCTGGGCACGGAGCCCATCTACCAACCACCTTCAGCCTGGGTACCAGCTGGGGGGCTGGTGGGGCTGGCACTGCTGGGAGCCCTGTTCACACTTCGGTGGCCACGTCCTTTCACAGTTCTGGGCACAGCCCTGCTGGGTGCTGCAGTGCTGGTGGCCTGTGCTGACTACTTCCTGGAGGGGCTGGCACTGGGCAGTCGGCTGGGCCAACGCTTGCAGGCACTTCCAGCCTTGCCTCCTCTCTGCTGGTATAGCTGGGTCTTGCTGGGGACCTGGCCAGCCCTGGGGGCCCTTGGGGCCCTGGCCCAGTGGAAGCTCATGGATGAGGAACATGGAGGCCACACCAATG TGGTCTTGAGCCACCAGCGAAGGCATCTCCAGCTCCTTCGAATCCGTCATCAGGAGGCCAAGTGGCACCGGACCTCCCCTAGGGCAGGGCTCTGTGAGGGTAGCTACAGGCACCAGCTCCCTGCCAGCGCACGGAACCCTGCCGACAGTCTGGCTCCA AGTTATTTCCAGAGCCTTCGAGAGCGCCAGCTAGGACCAGGCACCCAGGCCACCGCTCCCCACACTGTCCTGGACCTGGATTCTGACTGTGGTTCCACTGTCCCCCTCACTGCACCTTCTGGTTCCACCCACCCAGACCTGAGCCTAAACCTCCACTGA
- the LOC113892799 gene encoding transmembrane protein 198-like isoform X2 yields MEEALLPLAMTSDPRPFNQQLPEPPDLRCVLQPQDNPDLAPALVCALCCCFGIIYCCFGYRCFKAVMFLSGLLSGALVIFLLCHKERVLETQLSLEVSAGIALGIGLLCGLVTMLVRSVGLFLTGLLLGLTLGAGVLLGTEPIYQPPSAWVPAGGLVGLALLGALFTLRWPRPFTVLGTALLGAAVLVACADYFLEGLALGSRLGQRLQALPALPPLCWYSWVLLGTWPALGALGALAQWKLMDEEHGGHTNVVLSHQRRHLQLLRIRHQEAKWHRTSPRAGLCEGSYRHQLPASARNPADSLAPSYFQSLRERQLGPGTQATAPHTVLDLDSDCGSTVPLTAPSGSTHPDLSLNLH; encoded by the exons ATGGAGGAAGCCTTGCTGCCCCTGGCCATGACCTCTGACCCCAGGCCCTTtaatcaacaactcccagagcctccAGACCTGAGATGTGTCTTGCAACCCCAGGACAATCCTGACCTGGCACCCGCCCTGGTGTGTGCCCTTTGCTGCTGCTTTGGAATCATCTACTGCTGCTTCG gCTACCGCTGCTTCAAGGCAGTGATGTTTCTCTCAGGCCTGCTGTCAGGAGCCCTGGTGATCTTCCTGCTGTGCCATAAGGAGCGAGTGCTAGAGACACAGCTGAGCCTGGAGGTGAGCGCGGGCATTGCGCTCGGCATCGGACTGCTCTGCGGCCTGGTCACCATGCTGGTTCGCAGTGTCGGGCTCTTCCTGACTGGTCTCCTACTAGGCCTAACCCTGGGCGCTGGGGTCCTGCTGGGCACGGAGCCCATCTACCAACCACCTTCAGCCTGGGTACCAGCTGGGGGGCTGGTGGGGCTGGCACTGCTGGGAGCCCTGTTCACACTTCGGTGGCCACGTCCTTTCACAGTTCTGGGCACAGCCCTGCTGGGTGCTGCAGTGCTGGTGGCCTGTGCTGACTACTTCCTGGAGGGGCTGGCACTGGGCAGTCGGCTGGGCCAACGCTTGCAGGCACTTCCAGCCTTGCCTCCTCTCTGCTGGTATAGCTGGGTCTTGCTGGGGACCTGGCCAGCCCTGGGGGCCCTTGGGGCCCTGGCCCAGTGGAAGCTCATGGATGAGGAACATGGAGGCCACACCAATG TGGTCTTGAGCCACCAGCGAAGGCATCTCCAGCTCCTTCGAATCCGTCATCAGGAGGCCAAGTGGCACCGGACCTCCCCTAGGGCAGGGCTCTGTGAGGGTAGCTACAGGCACCAGCTCCCTGCCAGCGCACGGAACCCTGCCGACAGTCTGGCTCCA AGTTATTTCCAGAGCCTTCGAGAGCGCCAGCTAGGACCAGGCACCCAGGCCACCGCTCCCCACACTGTCCTGGACCTGGATTCTGACTGTGGTTCCACTGTCCCCCTCACTGCACCTTCTGGTTCCACCCACCCAGACCTGAGCCTAAACCTCCACTGA
- the LOC113892799 gene encoding transmembrane protein 198-like isoform X1: MEEALLPLAMTSDPRPFNQQLPEPPDLRCVLQPQDNPDLAPALVCALCCCFGIIYCCFGYRCFKAVMFLSGLLSGALVIFLLCHKERVLETQLSLEVSAGIALGIGLLCGLVTMLVRSVGLFLTGLLLGLTLGAGVLLGTEPIYQPPSAWVPAGGLVGLALLGALFTLRWPRPFTVLGTALLGAAVLVACADYFLEGLALGSRLGQRLQALPALPPLCWYSWVLLGTWPALGALGALAQWKLMDEEHGGHTNAVVLSHQRRHLQLLRIRHQEAKWHRTSPRAGLCEGSYRHQLPASARNPADSLAPSYFQSLRERQLGPGTQATAPHTVLDLDSDCGSTVPLTAPSGSTHPDLSLNLH, encoded by the exons ATGGAGGAAGCCTTGCTGCCCCTGGCCATGACCTCTGACCCCAGGCCCTTtaatcaacaactcccagagcctccAGACCTGAGATGTGTCTTGCAACCCCAGGACAATCCTGACCTGGCACCCGCCCTGGTGTGTGCCCTTTGCTGCTGCTTTGGAATCATCTACTGCTGCTTCG gCTACCGCTGCTTCAAGGCAGTGATGTTTCTCTCAGGCCTGCTGTCAGGAGCCCTGGTGATCTTCCTGCTGTGCCATAAGGAGCGAGTGCTAGAGACACAGCTGAGCCTGGAGGTGAGCGCGGGCATTGCGCTCGGCATCGGACTGCTCTGCGGCCTGGTCACCATGCTGGTTCGCAGTGTCGGGCTCTTCCTGACTGGTCTCCTACTAGGCCTAACCCTGGGCGCTGGGGTCCTGCTGGGCACGGAGCCCATCTACCAACCACCTTCAGCCTGGGTACCAGCTGGGGGGCTGGTGGGGCTGGCACTGCTGGGAGCCCTGTTCACACTTCGGTGGCCACGTCCTTTCACAGTTCTGGGCACAGCCCTGCTGGGTGCTGCAGTGCTGGTGGCCTGTGCTGACTACTTCCTGGAGGGGCTGGCACTGGGCAGTCGGCTGGGCCAACGCTTGCAGGCACTTCCAGCCTTGCCTCCTCTCTGCTGGTATAGCTGGGTCTTGCTGGGGACCTGGCCAGCCCTGGGGGCCCTTGGGGCCCTGGCCCAGTGGAAGCTCATGGATGAGGAACATGGAGGCCACACCAATG CAGTGGTCTTGAGCCACCAGCGAAGGCATCTCCAGCTCCTTCGAATCCGTCATCAGGAGGCCAAGTGGCACCGGACCTCCCCTAGGGCAGGGCTCTGTGAGGGTAGCTACAGGCACCAGCTCCCTGCCAGCGCACGGAACCCTGCCGACAGTCTGGCTCCA AGTTATTTCCAGAGCCTTCGAGAGCGCCAGCTAGGACCAGGCACCCAGGCCACCGCTCCCCACACTGTCCTGGACCTGGATTCTGACTGTGGTTCCACTGTCCCCCTCACTGCACCTTCTGGTTCCACCCACCCAGACCTGAGCCTAAACCTCCACTGA
- the LOC113892799 gene encoding transmembrane protein 198-like isoform X6 — protein MFLSGLLSGALVIFLLCHKERVLETQLSLEVSAGIALGIGLLCGLVTMLVRSVGLFLTGLLLGLTLGAGVLLGTEPIYQPPSAWVPAGGLVGLALLGALFTLRWPRPFTVLGTALLGAAVLVACADYFLEGLALGSRLGQRLQALPALPPLCWYSWVLLGTWPALGALGALAQWKLMDEEHGGHTNVVLSHQRRHLQLLRIRHQEAKWHRTSPRAGLCEGSYRHQLPASARNPADSLAPSYFQSLRERQLGPGTQATAPHTVLDLDSDCGSTVPLTAPSGSTHPDLSLNLH, from the exons ATGTTTCTCTCAGGCCTGCTGTCAGGAGCCCTGGTGATCTTCCTGCTGTGCCATAAGGAGCGAGTGCTAGAGACACAGCTGAGCCTGGAGGTGAGCGCGGGCATTGCGCTCGGCATCGGACTGCTCTGCGGCCTGGTCACCATGCTGGTTCGCAGTGTCGGGCTCTTCCTGACTGGTCTCCTACTAGGCCTAACCCTGGGCGCTGGGGTCCTGCTGGGCACGGAGCCCATCTACCAACCACCTTCAGCCTGGGTACCAGCTGGGGGGCTGGTGGGGCTGGCACTGCTGGGAGCCCTGTTCACACTTCGGTGGCCACGTCCTTTCACAGTTCTGGGCACAGCCCTGCTGGGTGCTGCAGTGCTGGTGGCCTGTGCTGACTACTTCCTGGAGGGGCTGGCACTGGGCAGTCGGCTGGGCCAACGCTTGCAGGCACTTCCAGCCTTGCCTCCTCTCTGCTGGTATAGCTGGGTCTTGCTGGGGACCTGGCCAGCCCTGGGGGCCCTTGGGGCCCTGGCCCAGTGGAAGCTCATGGATGAGGAACATGGAGGCCACACCAATG TGGTCTTGAGCCACCAGCGAAGGCATCTCCAGCTCCTTCGAATCCGTCATCAGGAGGCCAAGTGGCACCGGACCTCCCCTAGGGCAGGGCTCTGTGAGGGTAGCTACAGGCACCAGCTCCCTGCCAGCGCACGGAACCCTGCCGACAGTCTGGCTCCA AGTTATTTCCAGAGCCTTCGAGAGCGCCAGCTAGGACCAGGCACCCAGGCCACCGCTCCCCACACTGTCCTGGACCTGGATTCTGACTGTGGTTCCACTGTCCCCCTCACTGCACCTTCTGGTTCCACCCACCCAGACCTGAGCCTAAACCTCCACTGA
- the LOC113892799 gene encoding transmembrane protein 198-like isoform X5: MFLSGLLSGALVIFLLCHKERVLETQLSLEVSAGIALGIGLLCGLVTMLVRSVGLFLTGLLLGLTLGAGVLLGTEPIYQPPSAWVPAGGLVGLALLGALFTLRWPRPFTVLGTALLGAAVLVACADYFLEGLALGSRLGQRLQALPALPPLCWYSWVLLGTWPALGALGALAQWKLMDEEHGGHTNAVVLSHQRRHLQLLRIRHQEAKWHRTSPRAGLCEGSYRHQLPASARNPADSLAPSYFQSLRERQLGPGTQATAPHTVLDLDSDCGSTVPLTAPSGSTHPDLSLNLH; the protein is encoded by the exons ATGTTTCTCTCAGGCCTGCTGTCAGGAGCCCTGGTGATCTTCCTGCTGTGCCATAAGGAGCGAGTGCTAGAGACACAGCTGAGCCTGGAGGTGAGCGCGGGCATTGCGCTCGGCATCGGACTGCTCTGCGGCCTGGTCACCATGCTGGTTCGCAGTGTCGGGCTCTTCCTGACTGGTCTCCTACTAGGCCTAACCCTGGGCGCTGGGGTCCTGCTGGGCACGGAGCCCATCTACCAACCACCTTCAGCCTGGGTACCAGCTGGGGGGCTGGTGGGGCTGGCACTGCTGGGAGCCCTGTTCACACTTCGGTGGCCACGTCCTTTCACAGTTCTGGGCACAGCCCTGCTGGGTGCTGCAGTGCTGGTGGCCTGTGCTGACTACTTCCTGGAGGGGCTGGCACTGGGCAGTCGGCTGGGCCAACGCTTGCAGGCACTTCCAGCCTTGCCTCCTCTCTGCTGGTATAGCTGGGTCTTGCTGGGGACCTGGCCAGCCCTGGGGGCCCTTGGGGCCCTGGCCCAGTGGAAGCTCATGGATGAGGAACATGGAGGCCACACCAATG CAGTGGTCTTGAGCCACCAGCGAAGGCATCTCCAGCTCCTTCGAATCCGTCATCAGGAGGCCAAGTGGCACCGGACCTCCCCTAGGGCAGGGCTCTGTGAGGGTAGCTACAGGCACCAGCTCCCTGCCAGCGCACGGAACCCTGCCGACAGTCTGGCTCCA AGTTATTTCCAGAGCCTTCGAGAGCGCCAGCTAGGACCAGGCACCCAGGCCACCGCTCCCCACACTGTCCTGGACCTGGATTCTGACTGTGGTTCCACTGTCCCCCTCACTGCACCTTCTGGTTCCACCCACCCAGACCTGAGCCTAAACCTCCACTGA